CCTTCAGGTATTGTTTCTGTCCAATCGAAAGCCGTTGCGGATGCGCAACGAGATGCCTTACAGGTGGATAATAACATCTGGGTAGCCGCTGGCGTTTTCGGCGGTATATTTGGTATAGGTGCCGCTATGATTATAAAACCTACAATACCTCCCATGGCATTGATTGGAAAATCACCTGAATATGTTACTTTTTACACCCATGCCTATCAAACCGCCGTAAAAGACGCGCAGGTTAAAGCAGCAACGGCTGGGTGTGTCGGAGGAACCGCCATCTCCGTCATGTGTCTTTTGGTATTACAACAACAGGGTTACAGCTATTATTAAACTGAGGGCACATACGAGGAAACTAAGGTGTTAACACCAAAATGGCACTGATTTGTTACGATTGGTTCGTTTGATTTGCGTTCTTAATTGCTGTAATGTTAATATATTACAGAACAAATTTAAACTATAAGAAGGAGAAATAATCATGAAAACCCTAATTGCCTTGCTTGTCTTTGGAATGCTCGCAAGCGTTGCATTGGCAGGCAATATCACTGGCACGGTAATGTATGATGGCGACGCACCGGCGCGTCCAGAACTAACGGCTACTAAAGACGATCATTGCATTAAAACTGTAAAAGGCACAAAGTCAGAGGCACTCGTTGTCTCAAAGGGCAAAGGCATCAAAAACGTTGTTATTTACGCCCGTGTCCCCAGAACAAAAGTAACCTTGCCAAAAGAAAACCCTAAAATGGACCAAGTCGATTGTGCTTACTACCCGCACGTGCTTGTTGTTCCTGTCGGTGCTACAGTGGATCTTGTTTCCAGTGACCCAGTGGCGCACAACGTCCACTCACATGCCCAGAAGAATGAAGCAGTGAATACGCTGATTCCGAAGCCCGGGGTAGTCGTTCCACACACAATCACTAAGGCTGAAGAAATTAAGTTCACATGTGATATCCACGCGTGGATGACAGGTTACATCGTTGCTGTTCCCAGTAACTTTTATACTGTCACCGGTTCCAAAAACGCTGAAGGCGAAATGATCAGTTCAGATGCTTTTGAAAAATCGGCGGACACTGGTAAGTATACGCTCGAAAATGTTCCTGCCGGTAGAGCACGCGTTGTCGCATGGCATGAGGAACTCGGCTCAGCAAACAAAACGATTGAAGTGCCAGCAAGTGGCGATATTGCCGTAAACTTCACAAGTGCTGATTTTAAGAAAAAAGCCAAAAAATAACAGGCAGCAGCCAGCCTTCGGTGATTAGCAAGAGACCTGCTTTACTGACGGAAACCGAAAGGCGACGGCTAATAGTCTGTTTGGTTTGATAGGTTCAGAAAACTGAAAGGGATCCCGCTGACAGCCGATGGCTGACAGCCGAAAGCCATGAAAATATCTAAGAAGAGGCTCTATCTTATACTGGGCTGTGTGCTTGTCTTTTATGCTGTGTTAGCTATCGCACCGGCGTTCGCACAGGACGTGACCGAGGCGGAGTATCGCGCCTTCCCGAAGATTGGCAGCCGAAACGCAGCATGGATCGCCGCGCAGCTTCACCTCTTATTCGGATCCTTTATTCTCGGTGTCCCGATGTTCGCCGTTATCATCGAATTCATCGGTTGGAAAACCAAGGATGAGCGGTATGACCGGATGGCACAGGAGTTCATTAAACTCTGTATGGGGGCGTTTTCGACAACAGCCTTACTCGGTGGTGTTCTCGTCTTCATTCTTATCTGGTGCTATCCGAAAGTGATGAGCAAGCTCAGCGGGATATTCGGACCGACGATGATTTTTTACGTTGTCCTGTTCTTCGGTGAGACCTTTACGCTCTACCTCTATTCCTACGGATGGGACAAGATGCAGGGGCGACATAAAGGGTGGCATCTCTTCCTCGGTGTTTTATTAAATGTGTGGGGCACGGCGATTATGTTTGTCTCTAACTCTTGGTTGAGTTACCAGACGAGTCCGGCAACCCAATACGGCGTGCTATCTGAAGGAAGGCGGAAGTCTTGGATTGAAGAAAGATTGGCTGCGGACCCGGCTCTAACACCTGAAACCGCTATGGAGGGTGTTACAAGCCATACAATGGTGCCACTCCACAACGAGACAACAGGCGAGTTCATGGGAACCATTTGGGATGCAGTCAACAACTTTACGTGGATGCCAGTTAATCTCCATCGACTCGTTGGGAACATTGCCTTCGGTGGCTCGATTGTGGCGGCTTATGCGGCGTTCCGATTCCTCGTAGCGAAGACGAAAGAGGACAAAGCACACTACGATTGGATGGGGTATACCGGAAACTTCATCGCACTCTGCGGACTTATACCACTGCCATTCCTCGGTTATTGGCTCGGTAGAGAGATCTACATGTTCAATAACACG
This sequence is a window from Candidatus Poribacteria bacterium. Protein-coding genes within it:
- a CDS encoding cytochrome ubiquinol oxidase subunit I, whose protein sequence is MKISKKRLYLILGCVLVFYAVLAIAPAFAQDVTEAEYRAFPKIGSRNAAWIAAQLHLLFGSFILGVPMFAVIIEFIGWKTKDERYDRMAQEFIKLCMGAFSTTALLGGVLVFILIWCYPKVMSKLSGIFGPTMIFYVVLFFGETFTLYLYSYGWDKMQGRHKGWHLFLGVLLNVWGTAIMFVSNSWLSYQTSPATQYGVLSEGRRKSWIEERLAADPALTPETAMEGVTSHTMVPLHNETTGEFMGTIWDAVNNFTWMPVNLHRLVGNIAFGGSIVAAYAAFRFLVAKTKEDKAHYDWMGYTGNFIALCGLIPLPFLGYWLGREIYMFNNTMGINMMGSLFSWLFIIQAVMIGVLFIGANYYLWSGMGRIQGAEIYARYRPYMITIIVICVAVWMTPRTLSKISTASELSAMGGANHPHLGLFGLMTAKNTAVNIIILATFLSFLFYRRSGKTPTASWRKVGNIAISSIFFLATVSIVVIGIVGFTVPTDLRVNVLTPYQVLVALAVMAVVTVVDIFMYRKATTSGAINWGEMTDRSQYVLILIAITFTSLMGLMGYARSGLREAWHIFGVMQDTSPDAFTPLLSEAVNMVAIIMVAFFALVGFIFWLGLWGEKKKQAAAPVEAEVAMESDD
- a CDS encoding YHYH domain-containing protein → MRHFILCMLLMSFYNYGFADPGEVDEDGGHYNQKTGEYHYHIEQKEPSGIVEQKEPSGIVSVQSKAVADAQRDALQVDNNIWVAAGVFGGIFGIGAAMIIKPTIPPMALIGKSPEYVTFYTHAYQTAVKDAQVKAATAGCVGGTAISVMCLLVLQQQGYSYY